In one window of Balnearium lithotrophicum DNA:
- the ppdK gene encoding pyruvate, phosphate dikinase: MSKKMVYYFGGGKAEGSAEMKMLLGGKGANLAEMTNLGLPVPPGITITTEVCKEYFELGQKFPEGMWEQVLEGLRKIEQEMGKKFGDKDNPLLVSVRSGAPVSMPGMMDTILNLGLNDETVEGLAKSTGNERFAWDSYRRFIQMFGNVVMGIPHEKFEEILEEKKKEVGAKQDVDLTAEDLKDVVKRYKELVKRETGRDFPQDPYEQLRMAIKAVFDSWNNPRAIKYREINKIPEDYGTAVNIVAMVFGNMGETSGTGVAFTRNPSTGENVFYGEYLKNAQGEDVVAGIRTPQPLTKSQKTSDEQTSLEEEFPEVYEQLLKIRDILEKHYRDMQDIEFTIENGRLWMLQTRAGKRTARAAVKIAVDMVKEGLITKEEAILRIDPSLINQLLHPMLDEKDRKRAIEEGRLIAKGLPAAPGAVSGKVVFSADEAVELAEKGEKVILVRHETSPEDIHGMHAAEGILTARGGMTSHAAVVARGMGKTCIVGAESIHVDYEKEEFRVGDVVVKKGDVITIDGSTGEIFHGELRTIPAQISGEFEELMRWADEIRDLQVRVNADTPEDAKQGRDFGAEGIGLCRTEHMFFKEERIPVVREMILAKTEEEREKALSKLLPMQREDFIAIFEVMNGLPVNIRLLDPPLHEFLPKTEEEFERTAKEMGLSVEEIKKRAEELHEVNPMLGLRGSRLGIAYPEIYKMQARAILEAACHCKKNGIDVLPEIMLPLIADDRELYELKKLIDDVAAEVFLETGTEVEYQVGTMIEVPRAALIADQLARYAQYFSFGTNDLTQMTFGLSRDDAGKFIGKYVDMGILKGDPFLHIDENGVGRLIEIAIEKGNSVRPNMKTGICGEHGGDPRSINFFQKVGVKYVSPSPFRVPIARLAAAQAKIRQQKGEL, from the coding sequence ATGTCTAAAAAGATGGTTTACTACTTCGGTGGAGGTAAGGCCGAAGGTAGTGCAGAGATGAAGATGCTCTTGGGTGGTAAAGGGGCGAACCTTGCAGAGATGACTAACTTAGGTCTTCCAGTTCCGCCTGGAATAACAATAACAACGGAAGTTTGTAAAGAGTACTTTGAGTTGGGTCAAAAGTTCCCCGAAGGGATGTGGGAACAGGTCTTGGAAGGTTTAAGAAAAATTGAACAGGAGATGGGGAAAAAGTTTGGAGACAAGGATAATCCCCTCCTTGTTTCTGTAAGGTCTGGAGCTCCCGTCTCCATGCCTGGAATGATGGACACAATACTCAACTTGGGTCTCAACGATGAAACTGTTGAGGGACTGGCAAAGTCAACAGGAAATGAGAGGTTTGCCTGGGACTCCTACAGGAGATTCATCCAGATGTTTGGAAACGTTGTAATGGGAATTCCCCACGAGAAGTTTGAGGAGATTTTAGAGGAGAAGAAAAAGGAAGTTGGAGCAAAGCAGGACGTTGACCTCACTGCAGAGGACCTAAAGGATGTTGTAAAGAGGTACAAGGAGCTTGTAAAGAGGGAAACCGGAAGGGATTTCCCTCAGGACCCTTACGAACAGTTAAGGATGGCAATAAAGGCTGTTTTTGACTCCTGGAACAACCCAAGGGCTATTAAGTACAGGGAAATCAACAAGATTCCAGAGGACTACGGAACTGCTGTAAACATCGTTGCAATGGTATTTGGAAATATGGGAGAAACCTCCGGAACAGGAGTTGCATTTACAAGGAACCCATCAACGGGTGAAAACGTCTTCTACGGAGAGTACCTCAAGAACGCTCAGGGAGAGGACGTTGTTGCAGGGATAAGAACTCCACAGCCACTAACAAAGTCTCAGAAGACAAGTGATGAGCAGACATCCCTTGAGGAGGAGTTTCCCGAGGTTTACGAGCAGCTCCTAAAAATCAGGGACATTCTTGAAAAGCACTACAGGGACATGCAGGACATAGAGTTCACAATAGAAAATGGCCGTCTCTGGATGCTTCAGACAAGGGCAGGAAAGAGAACTGCAAGGGCTGCAGTAAAGATTGCAGTTGATATGGTTAAAGAGGGACTAATAACGAAAGAGGAAGCCATTCTCAGGATAGACCCATCCTTAATAAACCAGCTTCTCCATCCTATGTTGGATGAGAAGGATAGAAAGAGGGCAATAGAGGAAGGAAGACTTATTGCTAAGGGACTTCCTGCTGCTCCAGGAGCAGTAAGTGGAAAGGTTGTCTTCTCTGCAGATGAAGCAGTTGAGCTTGCCGAGAAGGGAGAGAAGGTAATCTTGGTTAGACACGAAACGTCCCCTGAGGATATCCACGGAATGCATGCAGCAGAGGGAATACTGACCGCAAGGGGTGGAATGACATCTCACGCTGCCGTTGTTGCAAGGGGAATGGGTAAAACGTGCATCGTTGGAGCTGAGTCAATACACGTAGATTACGAAAAAGAGGAGTTTAGAGTAGGGGACGTTGTAGTTAAGAAAGGAGACGTAATAACGATTGATGGAAGTACAGGAGAAATATTCCACGGTGAATTAAGGACAATTCCTGCACAGATTTCCGGTGAATTTGAAGAGTTAATGAGGTGGGCAGATGAGATAAGGGACCTACAGGTAAGGGTCAACGCCGATACCCCAGAGGATGCCAAGCAGGGAAGGGACTTCGGAGCAGAAGGAATCGGTCTGTGTAGAACGGAACACATGTTCTTTAAAGAGGAAAGAATTCCCGTCGTTAGGGAGATGATACTTGCAAAGACAGAGGAAGAGAGGGAAAAGGCCCTTTCAAAACTGCTTCCAATGCAGAGGGAGGACTTTATAGCAATTTTTGAGGTTATGAATGGACTTCCTGTTAACATAAGGTTATTGGACCCACCTCTTCACGAGTTCCTTCCTAAAACCGAGGAGGAATTTGAAAGAACTGCAAAGGAGATGGGACTTTCTGTTGAGGAGATAAAGAAGAGGGCCGAGGAGCTCCACGAAGTCAACCCGATGTTAGGTTTAAGAGGTTCAAGGCTTGGAATTGCATATCCTGAAATCTACAAGATGCAGGCAAGGGCAATTTTAGAGGCTGCGTGCCACTGTAAGAAGAACGGAATAGACGTTCTCCCCGAAATAATGCTTCCTCTCATTGCCGATGATAGGGAGCTCTACGAGCTCAAAAAGCTGATAGATGACGTTGCAGCAGAGGTCTTCCTTGAAACGGGAACCGAGGTTGAATACCAAGTTGGAACGATGATTGAAGTTCCGAGGGCTGCTCTAATAGCCGACCAGCTCGCCCGCTACGCTCAGTACTTCTCATTTGGAACCAACGACCTAACACAGATGACCTTCGGCCTTTCAAGGGATGATGCCGGAAAGTTCATTGGAAAGTACGTTGATATGGGAATACTGAAGGGAGACCCGTTCCTCCACATCGATGAGAACGGCGTTGGAAGACTCATTGAGATAGCAATAGAGAAGGGTAACTCCGTAAGGCCAAACATGAAGACGGGAATCTGTGGAGAACACGGGGGAGACCCAAGGTCGATTAACTTCTTCCAGAAAGTTGGTGTCAAGTACGTCAGTCCATCTCCATTCAGGGTTCCAATAGCAAGACTTGCAGCAGCTCAGGCTAAGATTAGACAGCAGAAGGGAGAACTGTAG
- the queC gene encoding 7-cyano-7-deazaguanine synthase QueC translates to MDSAVVIFSGGLDSTTALYWAKRKFRRVYAITFYYGQRHSIEVEMAKKTAERAKVDEHLLFEVDLSKFGGSALTDKNLEVPETKSVEEIEERGIPITYVPFRNGVFISIAASYAESRGTTNIVGGWNIVDYSGYPDCRPEFLSAMEEALNRGTKLGSEGKDWKIHAPLIKLTKGEIIKLGLSLGADYSYSISCYRGEEVPCMRCDSCILRAKGWAEVGEEDHLIKRLKEEGKILE, encoded by the coding sequence ATGGACTCTGCTGTTGTGATTTTTTCAGGTGGACTCGACTCAACAACCGCTCTTTACTGGGCAAAGAGAAAGTTCAGAAGAGTTTACGCCATAACCTTTTACTACGGTCAGAGGCACTCTATAGAGGTTGAAATGGCCAAGAAAACGGCTGAAAGGGCAAAAGTTGATGAACACCTCCTCTTTGAGGTGGACCTTTCAAAGTTTGGAGGTTCTGCCCTGACGGATAAGAACTTGGAGGTTCCTGAAACTAAATCTGTTGAGGAGATAGAGGAGAGGGGAATTCCGATAACCTACGTTCCATTTAGAAATGGGGTTTTTATATCTATAGCTGCGTCTTACGCCGAAAGTAGGGGAACTACTAACATCGTTGGGGGATGGAACATCGTTGACTACAGCGGTTACCCTGACTGTAGGCCCGAGTTCCTCTCTGCAATGGAGGAGGCCTTAAACAGGGGAACGAAGTTAGGAAGTGAGGGGAAAGATTGGAAAATCCATGCTCCTTTAATAAAGTTAACAAAAGGTGAGATAATAAAACTTGGGCTTTCACTTGGAGCCGATTACTCCTACTCCATCTCATGCTACAGGGGAGAGGAAGTTCCCTGTATGAGGTGTGATAGCTGTATACTGAGGGCCAAGGGTTGGGCAGAAGTTGGAGAGGAGGACCACCTTATAAAGAGGTTGAAAGAGGAGGGAAAGATACTTGAGTAG
- the rimO gene encoding 30S ribosomal protein S12 methylthiotransferase RimO, translating into MKKKVAVISLGCPKNLVDTETMVGLLKATGDVVFVDNLQDADIILVNTCGFIQPAKEESIDEILNAIEEKKENPEKKVVVAGCLYQRYKEELKKELPEVDSFIGTNEILSSVEKILNRKVSYSKPYLLREILTPKHIAYLKISEGCSNGCTYCAIPLIRGGLRSRPIDEVFDEAKRLSDLGVRELYVIAQDTTAYLYDRGERNGLLKLLERLERIEGIEWIRLMYTYPSHISDSLIDFISNSEKVVKYLDVPLQHISDKVLSSMGRKYTRGDAEKLIEKLRRRIPGIAIRTTFIVGFPTEGEREFEELHSFIKDYQFDWVGFFKYYSEEGTVAYKLEDLPGEVKESRLSLLEETQFWIYEKKNKRLVGKEFDLIVDRESDEMPGFWEARSYRNAYEIDGIVYLKGSFKPGEIVRGKVTELASNVDLIAEPSNEGKEAE; encoded by the coding sequence TTGAAGAAGAAGGTTGCTGTTATAAGTCTTGGATGCCCTAAGAACTTGGTTGATACGGAAACGATGGTTGGCCTGTTAAAGGCCACAGGTGACGTTGTTTTTGTGGATAACCTTCAGGATGCTGACATAATCTTAGTTAACACGTGCGGTTTCATTCAGCCTGCAAAGGAGGAGTCGATAGACGAGATTCTTAATGCCATTGAGGAGAAGAAGGAGAATCCTGAAAAGAAGGTGGTCGTTGCAGGATGTCTCTATCAGAGGTATAAGGAGGAGCTTAAAAAGGAGCTCCCCGAGGTTGATTCCTTTATTGGAACAAACGAGATTTTGAGTAGCGTTGAAAAAATTCTAAATAGAAAGGTTTCCTACTCAAAACCCTACCTTTTGAGGGAGATTCTAACTCCCAAACATATAGCCTACTTGAAGATTTCTGAAGGCTGTTCAAACGGGTGTACCTACTGTGCAATTCCCCTCATAAGGGGAGGACTGAGGAGCAGACCCATTGATGAGGTTTTTGATGAGGCAAAGAGACTTTCCGATTTGGGAGTGAGGGAGCTCTACGTAATAGCCCAGGATACAACCGCCTACCTCTACGATAGGGGTGAGAGGAATGGGCTTTTAAAACTCTTAGAAAGACTCGAAAGAATAGAGGGAATTGAGTGGATAAGGCTGATGTACACCTATCCCTCCCACATTTCCGATTCCCTCATAGACTTCATTTCAAACTCTGAAAAGGTTGTTAAGTACTTGGACGTTCCACTGCAGCACATCAGCGACAAGGTTCTCTCATCAATGGGAAGGAAGTACACAAGAGGGGATGCAGAAAAACTGATAGAAAAACTGAGAAGGAGAATTCCGGGAATAGCCATAAGAACGACCTTTATAGTTGGCTTTCCCACAGAAGGAGAGAGGGAGTTTGAGGAGCTCCACTCCTTTATAAAGGACTACCAGTTTGACTGGGTCGGATTTTTCAAGTACTACAGTGAAGAGGGAACCGTTGCCTACAAATTGGAGGATTTGCCAGGCGAGGTTAAGGAGTCAAGACTCTCCCTCTTAGAGGAGACACAGTTCTGGATTTATGAGAAGAAAAATAAGAGACTTGTAGGAAAGGAGTTTGATTTAATTGTTGATAGAGAGAGTGACGAGATGCCGGGGTTTTGGGAGGCAAGGAGCTACAGGAATGCCTACGAGATAGATGGAATTGTTTACCTGAAAGGTTCGTTCAAACCCGGAGAAATCGTTAGAGGGAAAGTTACGGAACTTGCAAGCAACGTTGATTTAATTGCAGAACCATCAAACGAAGGAAAAGAGGCGGAGTAG
- a CDS encoding DsbA family protein: protein MRILTALLLVSMFISGCSQANENVNKTEIKKEKKNVTQDEKIIRSILSPLKVQGVEVKKVEPAEVKVPGFKVYEVTIDDKRNHREIKKYVFLSKKGNYLALEMFKYKIKGDKVLLKPINPKNPVKELKTDVSFVRKVDEMLTKANIPHVIGKSNRKVYIVWDVFCPFCSAHFNQLEEIARKNNVEIHMIPLAVHGENSIKGLIYYTQIARERGAAEAFKELYSLGNGDFMKYAKNLEEKIKKGGIKLSKEEQNKIKETLKNVEKELLKNGVRATPTIIYAPPGEKKGYIHVGFKPIEEVLKEK from the coding sequence TTGAGAATCCTAACGGCTCTGTTATTGGTTTCCATGTTTATTAGTGGCTGTTCTCAGGCTAATGAAAATGTAAATAAAACAGAGATTAAAAAGGAAAAAAAGAATGTAACTCAGGATGAAAAAATTATCAGGTCGATTCTATCTCCCCTCAAAGTTCAGGGAGTAGAGGTAAAAAAGGTAGAGCCTGCAGAGGTTAAGGTTCCGGGATTTAAGGTTTATGAAGTAACGATAGACGACAAGAGAAACCATAGGGAAATTAAAAAGTACGTATTCTTGAGCAAAAAAGGAAATTATTTAGCACTTGAAATGTTTAAATACAAAATTAAAGGGGACAAAGTTCTTCTAAAACCTATAAATCCTAAAAATCCGGTAAAGGAGCTAAAAACTGACGTCTCCTTTGTTAGGAAAGTCGATGAAATGTTAACAAAGGCAAACATCCCCCATGTCATAGGAAAGAGTAACAGAAAGGTCTACATCGTCTGGGATGTTTTCTGTCCCTTCTGTTCAGCCCACTTTAACCAGTTGGAGGAGATTGCAAGGAAGAACAACGTTGAAATTCACATGATACCACTGGCAGTTCACGGAGAAAACTCAATTAAGGGGCTCATTTACTACACACAAATTGCAAGGGAAAGGGGAGCAGCAGAGGCATTTAAGGAACTCTACAGTCTTGGAAACGGCGACTTTATGAAGTACGCTAAGAACTTGGAGGAAAAAATTAAAAAGGGAGGGATAAAGCTTTCCAAAGAGGAACAAAACAAAATTAAGGAAACGTTGAAAAACGTTGAGAAGGAGCTCCTTAAAAACGGAGTAAGGGCTACGCCGACAATAATATACGCTCCACCAGGGGAGAAGAAGGGTTACATTCACGTTGGATTTAAACCGATAGAAGAAGTTTTAAAAGAGAAGTAA
- the selD gene encoding selenide, water dikinase SelD: protein MSRKFKLTQTVRASGUGAKLSPVGLERALSQISFPKDENVLVGMDTSEDAGVYRLSDELALVQTADFITPVVDDPYDYGQVAVANALSDVYAMGGKPITAVNLLMFDTCRVPEEFLTEILRGGADKLREAGVSLVGGHTVDDLETKYGLSVTGTIHPEKIVRNSTAKPGDFLVYTKPLGIGVLTTAVKADMATEEEVERVTEVMVHLNKIASEVMVEVGISACTDVTGFGFLGHLYEMVKFSGVGAEVYSSEFLILEGALNYAGMGLLPAATYDNEEYVGDSVVFPDGFNDDLKMLLFDPQTSGGLLISVPEEKLSELLEKLKERGELWSRVVGRITGGNRIEVR, encoded by the coding sequence TTGAGTAGGAAGTTTAAGTTAACTCAGACCGTCAGGGCATCCGGCTGAGGAGCAAAACTCAGCCCGGTCGGGCTTGAGAGAGCCCTATCTCAGATAAGTTTTCCCAAGGATGAGAACGTTTTAGTTGGGATGGATACTTCCGAGGATGCAGGAGTTTACAGGCTGAGTGATGAACTGGCCCTTGTTCAGACTGCAGACTTCATTACTCCGGTTGTTGATGACCCTTACGATTACGGACAGGTTGCCGTGGCCAATGCCCTTTCTGACGTTTATGCAATGGGAGGAAAGCCTATTACTGCTGTAAACCTCTTAATGTTTGACACGTGTAGAGTCCCCGAGGAGTTCTTAACTGAGATTTTAAGGGGAGGAGCCGATAAGTTAAGGGAGGCAGGAGTTTCACTTGTGGGAGGACATACCGTTGACGACTTAGAGACGAAGTACGGACTCTCAGTTACGGGAACTATTCACCCAGAAAAAATTGTAAGGAATTCAACTGCAAAGCCTGGAGACTTTTTAGTCTATACAAAGCCTTTAGGAATTGGCGTCCTAACTACTGCAGTAAAGGCAGACATGGCAACAGAGGAAGAGGTTGAGAGAGTCACAGAGGTCATGGTTCACCTCAATAAAATTGCCTCAGAGGTAATGGTAGAGGTAGGGATAAGTGCATGTACCGACGTTACAGGGTTCGGGTTCTTGGGACACCTCTACGAAATGGTTAAATTTAGCGGTGTTGGAGCTGAAGTTTACTCCTCAGAGTTTCTTATTTTAGAGGGAGCTCTTAACTACGCAGGTATGGGACTTTTACCTGCTGCTACCTACGATAACGAGGAGTACGTTGGAGATAGCGTAGTTTTTCCAGATGGATTTAACGACGACCTGAAAATGCTTCTCTTTGACCCTCAAACCTCTGGAGGGCTTTTAATCTCTGTACCTGAGGAAAAATTGTCAGAGCTCCTTGAAAAGTTGAAGGAGAGAGGGGAGCTCTGGAGCAGGGTGGTAGGTAGAATTACGGGAGGAAACAGAATAGAGGTAAGGTGA
- the glyS gene encoding glycine--tRNA ligase subunit beta yields the protein MKNLLLEIGTEELPASFIEPALNYIEEKLKEKLSAEHIPPTSVETFGTPRRLIAIAYDVPEEQPRREELIVGPSYRAAFDENGNPTRAAQGFAKSRGVTVNDLIVVENPQGRKGKYVAVRKVVEGKKTEEVLKKILPEIILSIPFKKSMRWGEKNVRFARPIRWIVSVFGDRTVEFEINGIKSSNVSYGHRFLSPEPFQVESPNEFLTQLEDRFVVADLEKRKAIILDGCKDLASSVGGKLLEDEELLEEVTNLTEFPYPILGEFDGEFLNLPKEVPITVMKDHQKFFSVVDWEGNLKNYFIGVSNIKPTDDLTVRLGYEKVLRARLSDALFFFKEDRKRRLEERVPELQGVVFHEKLGTMLDKTKRLVKLTPFISEELKFDVEKRAERAAYLSKADLLTEMVNEFPELQGTMGKYYALLDGEDEEVALSIEEQYLPRFSKDRVAETKTGISLSLSEKIDNLTGFIGAGLKPTGSADPFALRRNALGLIQTLIENELSLNLTPTLEKSEELYQEQGIKLSLSTVSETLQFIKDRLKNYLREKGFRPDTVDAVLSVSDNPYDSLLRVKAVEVLRENPEFEAVLFTMRRVVNIIPVGFEPVPISPEGKYEEELWNAFLKLKGELDKLIEKRDYRGVLLKIGELKPFVDNFFDNVMVMDKDEKVRNRRLSLLKNIADKLLELIDFSKIVF from the coding sequence GTGAAAAACTTACTACTTGAAATAGGAACTGAGGAACTCCCTGCCTCCTTTATAGAACCTGCTCTTAATTACATAGAGGAAAAACTAAAGGAGAAACTGTCAGCTGAACACATTCCTCCAACATCGGTTGAAACCTTCGGAACTCCGAGAAGGCTTATAGCCATTGCCTACGATGTACCGGAGGAGCAGCCAAGAAGGGAGGAATTAATAGTAGGTCCTTCGTACAGGGCAGCCTTTGATGAGAACGGAAATCCAACAAGGGCTGCGCAGGGATTTGCAAAATCAAGGGGAGTAACAGTAAATGACCTTATAGTTGTTGAGAATCCTCAGGGAAGGAAGGGAAAGTACGTAGCTGTTAGGAAAGTTGTAGAGGGAAAAAAAACAGAGGAAGTTTTGAAAAAAATACTTCCTGAAATAATTCTCTCCATTCCCTTTAAAAAAAGCATGAGGTGGGGAGAGAAGAACGTAAGGTTTGCAAGGCCTATTAGGTGGATAGTTTCCGTTTTTGGGGATAGAACAGTTGAATTTGAAATTAACGGAATAAAGAGTTCAAACGTATCCTACGGTCACAGATTTCTCTCCCCCGAACCTTTTCAAGTTGAAAGTCCAAACGAATTTTTAACTCAGCTTGAGGACAGATTCGTAGTTGCAGACTTAGAAAAGAGAAAAGCCATTATCCTTGACGGCTGTAAGGATTTGGCCTCATCTGTAGGTGGGAAGCTCTTAGAGGATGAGGAGCTCCTTGAAGAGGTTACAAACTTAACGGAGTTCCCCTATCCCATTTTGGGAGAGTTTGATGGGGAATTTTTAAACCTTCCAAAGGAAGTTCCCATTACGGTAATGAAGGACCACCAGAAGTTTTTCTCTGTAGTCGATTGGGAGGGAAATCTTAAAAACTACTTCATAGGCGTATCCAACATAAAGCCAACGGACGACCTAACAGTTAGGTTGGGATACGAGAAGGTCTTAAGGGCAAGATTGAGCGATGCCCTCTTCTTCTTTAAAGAGGACAGGAAGAGGAGGTTGGAGGAGAGGGTTCCGGAGCTCCAGGGTGTTGTCTTTCACGAAAAGTTGGGAACCATGCTTGATAAAACTAAGAGACTGGTAAAGCTAACTCCTTTTATTTCGGAAGAACTGAAATTTGACGTTGAGAAAAGGGCAGAGAGGGCTGCTTACCTTTCAAAGGCAGACCTATTAACAGAAATGGTCAACGAGTTTCCTGAGCTCCAGGGAACGATGGGCAAGTATTACGCCCTTTTAGACGGAGAGGATGAGGAGGTAGCTCTATCCATAGAAGAGCAGTATCTTCCAAGGTTTTCAAAGGATAGAGTTGCAGAAACAAAGACGGGAATTTCCCTTTCCTTATCTGAAAAGATAGATAACTTAACGGGATTTATAGGAGCAGGACTTAAACCTACAGGTTCTGCAGACCCCTTTGCCCTCAGGAGAAACGCTTTAGGTCTAATACAGACGCTAATAGAGAACGAACTCTCGCTCAACCTAACTCCTACACTGGAGAAGTCCGAGGAACTTTACCAGGAACAGGGAATAAAACTATCCCTTAGTACAGTTTCAGAAACCCTTCAATTTATAAAGGACAGACTGAAAAACTACTTAAGAGAAAAGGGATTTAGACCTGACACAGTGGATGCAGTTCTCTCAGTATCTGACAACCCTTATGATTCCCTTTTAAGGGTAAAGGCTGTTGAAGTTTTGAGGGAAAACCCTGAGTTTGAAGCAGTTCTCTTTACGATGAGGAGGGTTGTAAACATTATTCCCGTAGGATTTGAACCGGTTCCAATCTCTCCCGAGGGTAAGTACGAGGAGGAGCTCTGGAATGCCTTTTTGAAACTCAAAGGTGAACTTGACAAACTCATTGAGAAAAGGGACTACAGGGGAGTTCTCCTAAAAATCGGGGAGCTAAAGCCCTTTGTTGATAACTTCTTTGACAATGTTATGGTTATGGATAAGGACGAGAAAGTTAGGAATAGGAGATTGAGCCTTTTGAAAAACATAGCAGACAAGCTCTTGGAGCTCATAGACTTTTCAAAAATCGTTTTTTAG
- a CDS encoding glycine--tRNA ligase subunit alpha, translated as MTFQELIFTLQNYWSRQGCIIASPYDVEQGAGTMHPFTFLKVLGRKPWRVAYVQPCRRPADGRYGENPNRLQHYFQFQVILKPSPENSQELYLGSLEALGFDLREHDVRFVEDDWESPTLGAWGLGWEVWLDGMEITQFTYFQQAGGVTLDPISVEITYGLERIAMYIQNVDSVYDIEWTKGVKYGDLYKENEYQWSVYNFEKSDPKMLFKLFEMFERESERLVNEGLVLPAYDYCLKCSHIFNLLDARGAISVAERAAFIGRVRRLAAACAKKYLEIEEVEGEGEKLTT; from the coding sequence TTGACGTTTCAGGAATTGATATTCACACTTCAAAACTACTGGTCTAGGCAGGGTTGTATTATAGCCTCTCCCTACGATGTTGAGCAGGGCGCAGGAACGATGCACCCCTTTACATTTTTAAAGGTTCTTGGAAGAAAACCCTGGAGAGTCGCTTACGTCCAGCCGTGCAGGCGTCCTGCAGATGGAAGGTACGGGGAAAATCCTAACAGACTCCAGCACTACTTCCAGTTCCAGGTAATTCTAAAGCCGTCCCCTGAAAATTCACAGGAGCTCTACTTAGGAAGTTTGGAGGCCTTAGGATTTGACCTCAGGGAACACGATGTGAGGTTCGTTGAGGATGACTGGGAATCCCCTACGCTCGGAGCCTGGGGATTAGGCTGGGAGGTCTGGCTTGATGGGATGGAGATAACCCAGTTTACCTACTTCCAGCAGGCAGGGGGAGTAACGTTAGACCCTATTTCGGTAGAGATAACCTACGGACTTGAAAGAATCGCAATGTACATCCAGAACGTTGACAGCGTCTACGACATAGAGTGGACGAAGGGAGTTAAGTACGGAGACCTTTACAAGGAAAACGAGTACCAGTGGTCGGTTTACAACTTTGAAAAATCCGACCCTAAGATGCTCTTTAAACTCTTTGAGATGTTTGAAAGGGAGTCTGAAAGGCTCGTCAATGAAGGTTTAGTACTTCCTGCCTACGATTACTGTCTAAAGTGCTCCCACATTTTCAACCTCCTTGATGCAAGGGGAGCCATTTCTGTTGCAGAGAGGGCAGCCTTTATAGGAAGGGTTAGGAGATTGGCTGCAGCCTGTGCAAAAAAGTACCTTGAGATTGAAGAGGTAGAAGGTGAAGGTGAAAAACTTACTACTTGA
- a CDS encoding metal ABC transporter ATP-binding protein, which translates to MEGIELQNLSIGYSREIVSGLNVKFNEEEFWVVVGPNGVGKSTLIKTVLGIIPPLKGKILIHGVDCTGRCDERRFLSYVPQMENYSHSFPGTVLEVVLSGLFPRKGRFEVIKEEEVQRALNWLNLLDLEEKKDEPFNRLSGGQQRKTLIARALISNPHYIFLDEPTTGVDLKSSRKILELLNKLHKEERFGICMVTHDLNSVWDYIDKVILIGYGGKFFVGSKEELLNEELLSEIYEVEVKIIKTKFTPIILVGDKHL; encoded by the coding sequence GTGGAAGGGATAGAGCTCCAAAATCTCAGCATAGGATACTCAAGGGAAATCGTCTCTGGATTGAACGTTAAGTTCAACGAGGAGGAGTTCTGGGTAGTTGTCGGACCGAACGGAGTTGGAAAGAGTACGCTAATTAAAACAGTTTTAGGGATAATTCCACCCTTGAAGGGAAAAATACTCATTCACGGAGTTGACTGTACAGGAAGGTGTGACGAGAGGAGGTTTCTCAGCTACGTTCCCCAGATGGAGAACTACTCCCACTCTTTTCCTGGAACGGTTCTTGAGGTTGTCCTCTCCGGGCTCTTTCCAAGAAAGGGGAGATTTGAGGTAATAAAGGAGGAGGAGGTTCAAAGGGCCCTTAATTGGCTGAACCTTTTGGATTTAGAGGAAAAGAAGGATGAACCCTTCAACAGGTTATCGGGAGGACAGCAGAGAAAGACACTGATAGCAAGGGCACTTATTAGCAATCCCCACTATATCTTTTTAGATGAGCCTACAACCGGCGTTGATTTGAAAAGTTCAAGGAAAATTTTAGAACTCCTCAATAAGCTCCACAAGGAGGAAAGGTTTGGAATATGCATGGTTACACACGATCTCAATTCTGTGTGGGATTACATAGACAAGGTTATCCTAATTGGATATGGAGGAAAGTTCTTCGTGGGAAGCAAGGAGGAGCTCCTTAACGAGGAGCTCCTTTCAGAAATCTACGAGGTAGAGGTCAAAATCATTAAGACCAAATTCACTCCAATTATCTTAGTTGGAGATAAACACCTTTAA